In Paenibacillus kyungheensis, the following are encoded in one genomic region:
- a CDS encoding FtsB family cell division protein, with protein MNSKPTPIRSGNYKTNNQSSQGNNGARRRLRIWMLFMVLFLGWAMYTFIMQSIHLAEKKEELTQHQVQKQQADAAFAQSQSEVKRLEDPEYIGQVARKQYGMYLPGETPIWATEATDSK; from the coding sequence ATGAACTCAAAACCTACGCCGATTCGAAGCGGTAACTACAAAACAAATAATCAGTCATCTCAGGGAAACAATGGGGCGCGCAGACGGCTACGGATTTGGATGCTTTTCATGGTGTTATTCCTAGGCTGGGCGATGTATACGTTCATTATGCAATCTATACATTTAGCGGAGAAAAAAGAAGAACTCACTCAGCATCAAGTTCAGAAGCAACAAGCAGATGCAGCATTTGCTCAATCGCAAAGTGAAGTGAAGCGATTGGAAGACCCGGAATATATCGGACAAGTCGCTCGTAAGCAATATGGTATGTATTTACCAGGCGAAACACCGATTTGGGCAACAGAGGCAACAGATAGTAAATGA
- the hpt gene encoding hypoxanthine phosphoribosyltransferase codes for MRNDIEEVLISEEEIQQKILELGNKLSEDYKGRNPLVICVLKGAFVFMADLVKRIDVPLEIDFMAVSSYGASTKSSGVVKIIKDLDVSVEGRDVLIVEDIIDSGLTLSYLMEVLRGRSASSVRVVTLFDKPAGRTVDLEADYTGFVIPDAFIVGYGLDYAEKYRNLPYIGILKPAIYSN; via the coding sequence TTGCGCAATGACATTGAAGAAGTACTCATCAGTGAAGAAGAGATTCAACAGAAGATTTTAGAACTTGGCAATAAGCTAAGTGAAGATTACAAGGGTCGCAACCCGCTTGTGATTTGTGTATTAAAAGGTGCTTTTGTATTTATGGCGGATCTGGTTAAGCGGATCGATGTACCGCTTGAGATTGATTTTATGGCGGTATCCAGTTATGGAGCATCTACCAAATCATCCGGCGTTGTCAAAATCATTAAAGATCTAGACGTTTCTGTAGAAGGTCGAGACGTACTGATTGTAGAAGACATTATTGACAGTGGACTCACGCTTAGTTACCTTATGGAGGTATTGCGCGGTCGTAGTGCTAGTAGCGTACGTGTAGTTACTCTTTTCGATAAGCCAGCAGGCAGAACGGTCGACTTAGAAGCAGATTATACCGGGTTTGTTATTCCGGATGCTTTTATCGTTGGATACGGTCTAGACTATGCTGAGAAATACCGGAATCTACCCTACATTGGGATTTTAAAGCCGGCAATTTATTCAAACTAA
- a CDS encoding RNA-binding S4 domain-containing protein, producing MRLDKFLKVSRLIKRRTVAKDVSEQGRVLLNGREAKPSATLKVGDEITVQFGQKLVTVQVERLADSTRKEEAATMYTLLKEEPIVRQDDIFSRE from the coding sequence ATGCGTCTGGACAAATTCCTGAAAGTATCGAGACTGATCAAGCGCCGTACTGTGGCAAAAGATGTGTCCGAGCAGGGACGAGTCCTGTTGAATGGACGTGAAGCCAAGCCTAGTGCTACGCTCAAAGTCGGTGACGAGATTACCGTTCAGTTTGGACAAAAGCTAGTCACTGTACAAGTAGAACGTTTGGCGGATAGTACGCGCAAAGAAGAAGCAGCAACGATGTATACATTGCTCAAAGAAGAGCCTATCGTAAGACAGGATGATATTTTTTCTAGAGAATAA
- the mazG gene encoding nucleoside triphosphate pyrophosphohydrolase — MSAQITIVGLGSGDVDQLTVGIFRKLEQAEKLFVRTKDHPALEALEADFVTFDEVYESKNSFPEVYAEIANRLLQAAVEGLDTEEIIYAVPGHPMVAEKTVQILREQGQALNITVNVLGGESFLDEAFTRLGFDPIEGFQLLDAAQLNAQLLQPQLHTVIGQVYDTFTASDVKLSLMELYPDDFEVIVCHYLGVQGKEIIERTPVYELDRTENYGNLSLIYVPRTEDEQIRNRTFARLHEIVGILRSPGGCPWDQEQTHQSLRQNFIEETYEVLETIDDDDPEHMQEELGDVLLQIMLHAQIEEETGAFTVYDVIESLNQKLIFRHPHVFGDREANDAQTALQNWDAMKVEEKKLKGTLDATASLLDGVPRDLPALLTAYKIQKKAAKVGFDWENIEGAFAKMDEELLELKEAVREGHEALDQQLELGDVLFCAVNIARFINADPEQSLALVNRKFKHRFQYIEQSLHTQGKDILSMSLVELDQLWDEAKLQNKQ, encoded by the coding sequence ATGAGTGCACAAATTACAATAGTAGGACTCGGTTCAGGAGATGTAGATCAATTAACAGTCGGTATTTTTCGTAAATTGGAACAAGCTGAAAAGCTATTTGTTCGTACCAAAGATCATCCAGCATTAGAAGCTTTAGAGGCTGATTTTGTAACATTTGATGAGGTATATGAATCGAAAAATTCATTTCCAGAAGTGTATGCCGAGATTGCCAATCGGTTGTTACAAGCGGCAGTGGAAGGGCTAGATACAGAAGAAATTATCTATGCTGTACCCGGTCATCCGATGGTCGCTGAGAAAACGGTTCAGATTTTGCGTGAACAAGGACAAGCGCTGAATATCACTGTAAATGTACTAGGCGGGGAAAGCTTTTTGGATGAAGCATTTACCCGTCTAGGATTTGATCCTATCGAAGGGTTTCAGTTGCTCGATGCGGCTCAGCTTAATGCTCAATTGCTTCAACCTCAGCTTCATACGGTAATTGGGCAAGTCTATGATACGTTTACAGCTTCCGATGTGAAATTAAGTTTGATGGAGCTGTATCCAGATGATTTTGAAGTGATCGTGTGTCATTATCTAGGAGTGCAAGGCAAAGAAATCATCGAACGCACACCTGTATATGAATTAGATCGTACCGAAAATTATGGCAATTTATCGCTGATCTATGTACCTCGTACAGAAGATGAACAGATTCGTAATCGTACATTTGCTCGTCTGCATGAGATTGTAGGAATTTTGCGTAGTCCGGGTGGGTGTCCGTGGGATCAAGAGCAGACACACCAATCGCTTCGTCAGAATTTTATCGAAGAAACGTATGAAGTGTTAGAAACGATAGACGATGATGATCCAGAACATATGCAAGAAGAATTGGGCGATGTATTGTTGCAAATTATGCTGCATGCTCAAATCGAAGAAGAAACAGGAGCTTTTACAGTCTATGATGTGATTGAAAGTCTGAATCAAAAGCTGATCTTCCGTCATCCGCATGTATTTGGTGACCGCGAAGCCAATGACGCACAGACTGCTCTCCAAAATTGGGATGCTATGAAAGTCGAAGAGAAAAAACTCAAAGGTACGTTAGATGCTACAGCTTCTCTGTTAGACGGTGTTCCACGGGATCTGCCTGCACTACTGACAGCTTACAAAATCCAGAAAAAAGCAGCAAAAGTAGGCTTTGATTGGGAAAATATCGAAGGAGCTTTTGCCAAAATGGATGAAGAATTGCTAGAGCTGAAAGAAGCTGTACGTGAAGGTCATGAGGCACTGGATCAGCAATTGGAGTTAGGCGATGTGCTTTTCTGTGCAGTCAATATTGCTCGCTTTATCAATGCCGATCCTGAGCAATCGCTAGCACTGGTTAATCGCAAATTCAAACACAGATTTCAATATATCGAACAGTCATTACACACGCAGGGTAAAGATATTCTGTCTATGTCTTTGGTAGAACTCGATCAGCTATGGGATGAAGCCAAATTACAAAATAAACAGTAA
- the ftsH gene encoding ATP-dependent zinc metalloprotease FtsH produces the protein MNRFIRNSGFYLILFLVVVGIVRYVSDGSEATDNPRYDQLKAALAAGNVSSVTVQFDNYAYLVTGEYKNKPADAKSNAFSSYIPATDAAINEIETASDNGGTQVTIKPMEGDSIWLSFITSMIPLVIMFILFFFLFNQAQGGGGKVMNFGKSRARLYNEEKKKITFEDVAGADEEKQELVEVVDFLKDPRKFNAVGARIPKGVLLVGPPGTGKTLLARAVAGEAGVPFFSISGSDFVEMFVGVGASRVRDLFENAKKNAPCIIFIDEIDAVGRQRGAGLGGGHDEREQTLNQLLVEMDGFGANEGIIIVAATNRPDILDPALLRPGRFDRQITVDRPDVKGREAVLKVHSRNKPLTSNVRLDTIAKRTTGFTGADLENLMNEAALLAARRNRRDISMTEVDEAIDRIIVGTEKRSRVISDREKRIVAYHEAGHTIVGYFLEHADMVHKVTIVPRGRAGGYVIMLPKEDRMLVTKQELLDKVTGLLGGRVAEELFIGEIGTGAYSDFQQATSIVRSMIVEYGMSEKLGPMQFGTAQGQVFLGRDIGHEQNYSDKIAYEIDQEMHRFITESYERCRELLQKHSREMHLIAQTLLEVETLDLEQIKELIETGSLSDTNGDGNTSGSGETPEGGEPTVDTIGGSLSLEKDNTPSTPGLGKDGDIPNSPTNGPGEDRGPNGTGGSTPTS, from the coding sequence ATGAATCGGTTCATCCGGAATTCGGGTTTCTATTTAATTCTTTTTTTAGTCGTGGTGGGCATTGTTCGTTACGTTAGTGACGGAAGTGAAGCTACCGATAATCCAAGATATGATCAGCTTAAAGCAGCACTTGCTGCTGGTAATGTCTCCTCTGTTACGGTTCAGTTTGATAACTATGCCTATTTGGTTACAGGTGAATACAAAAATAAACCAGCAGATGCTAAATCTAATGCGTTTTCTTCTTACATCCCTGCCACTGATGCGGCGATCAACGAGATCGAAACAGCTAGTGACAATGGGGGTACACAAGTAACCATCAAGCCGATGGAAGGCGACAGTATTTGGTTGTCATTTATCACTTCGATGATACCGCTTGTGATCATGTTTATTCTATTCTTCTTCCTTTTCAATCAAGCTCAGGGTGGCGGCGGCAAAGTGATGAACTTTGGTAAGAGTCGTGCTCGCTTGTATAACGAAGAGAAGAAAAAAATTACATTTGAGGATGTAGCAGGGGCTGACGAAGAGAAACAAGAACTCGTCGAAGTTGTTGATTTCCTTAAAGATCCACGTAAGTTTAACGCAGTTGGAGCTCGTATTCCTAAAGGGGTACTTCTTGTAGGTCCTCCGGGTACAGGTAAAACATTGCTTGCTCGTGCAGTAGCAGGAGAAGCAGGCGTTCCGTTCTTCAGCATTTCCGGTTCTGATTTCGTGGAAATGTTTGTCGGTGTCGGTGCGTCGCGTGTACGTGATTTGTTTGAAAATGCGAAGAAAAATGCACCATGTATTATTTTCATCGATGAGATTGATGCAGTCGGTCGTCAACGGGGCGCAGGTCTTGGTGGCGGTCATGACGAACGTGAACAAACGTTGAACCAACTCCTTGTTGAAATGGATGGTTTTGGAGCGAACGAAGGTATTATTATCGTAGCTGCAACCAACCGTCCGGATATTTTGGACCCTGCATTGTTACGTCCAGGTCGTTTTGACCGTCAAATTACGGTTGATCGTCCAGACGTGAAAGGTCGCGAAGCAGTACTGAAAGTTCACTCACGTAACAAACCACTTACGTCTAACGTAAGATTGGATACAATTGCGAAACGTACAACAGGTTTTACAGGTGCAGATCTGGAGAACTTGATGAACGAAGCAGCATTGCTTGCTGCGCGTCGTAATCGTCGTGATATTTCGATGACTGAGGTTGATGAAGCAATTGACCGTATCATCGTAGGTACAGAAAAACGTAGTCGTGTTATTAGTGATCGTGAAAAACGCATCGTTGCTTATCATGAAGCGGGCCATACGATTGTCGGTTATTTCTTGGAGCATGCGGATATGGTACACAAAGTAACCATCGTACCGCGTGGACGTGCTGGCGGGTATGTTATTATGCTTCCTAAAGAAGACCGTATGCTTGTAACGAAACAGGAATTGTTGGATAAAGTTACTGGATTGCTTGGTGGACGTGTTGCTGAAGAATTATTTATCGGCGAGATTGGTACTGGAGCATATAGTGATTTCCAACAAGCAACAAGTATCGTACGTAGCATGATCGTTGAATACGGTATGAGTGAGAAGCTTGGACCGATGCAATTCGGTACTGCTCAAGGTCAAGTATTCTTGGGTCGTGATATCGGACACGAGCAAAACTATAGTGATAAAATTGCTTATGAGATCGATCAAGAAATGCACCGTTTTATTACGGAATCTTACGAACGTTGTCGCGAATTATTGCAAAAACATTCAAGAGAAATGCATTTGATCGCTCAAACATTGCTTGAAGTAGAAACATTGGATCTAGAACAAATCAAAGAATTGATTGAAACTGGATCTTTAAGTGATACAAATGGCGATGGTAACACAAGCGGTTCAGGGGAAACACCAGAAGGTGGCGAACCTACTGTAGATACAATCGGTGGTTCTTTAAGTTTGGAAAAAGACAACACTCCATCTACACCTGGATTAGGTAAAGACGGCGATATTCCAAACAGCCCTACCAATGGTCCTGGCGAAGATCGTGGACCAAATGGAACAGGTGGAAGCACACCTACTTCTTAA
- the nadA gene encoding quinolinate synthase NadA, which translates to MEALALEKKAERDAELRERLLQLKKERNAIILAHYYQRDEIQEVADFRGDSFLLAQKAAQTEADTIVFCGVHFMGESAKILAPNKTVIIPDERAGCPMADMVNVDGLRRLKEKHPNAKVVTYINSSAEIKAETDICCTSANAVKVIQSVDSDEIIWVPDKNLGHYVQQHTDKKMIIWEGYCNTHDMLTVKDVMEMKAKYPQSEFVVHPECRPDVVALGDFVGSTTAIIKYCKESPCQEFIVGTEDGTGYQLRKDSPDKTFRFASKYLVCPNMKVNNLKKLVNCLEHMKPQIYVPPVVADQARVSLERMLQVSSS; encoded by the coding sequence ATGGAAGCGTTAGCACTAGAAAAGAAAGCAGAACGGGATGCAGAGCTCAGGGAACGTCTTTTACAATTAAAAAAAGAACGCAATGCAATTATTTTGGCTCATTATTATCAACGAGATGAGATTCAAGAAGTAGCTGATTTCCGTGGTGATTCTTTTTTGCTAGCGCAAAAAGCGGCTCAGACTGAAGCCGATACGATTGTATTTTGTGGAGTTCATTTTATGGGTGAAAGTGCTAAGATTCTAGCACCTAACAAAACAGTGATTATTCCTGATGAACGTGCAGGTTGTCCGATGGCGGATATGGTCAATGTCGATGGATTGCGTCGCTTAAAGGAAAAGCATCCAAATGCCAAAGTAGTAACGTATATCAATTCGTCTGCTGAAATTAAAGCCGAAACCGATATCTGCTGTACTTCTGCTAATGCTGTTAAAGTAATTCAATCTGTAGATTCCGATGAAATTATCTGGGTACCTGATAAAAACTTAGGGCATTACGTACAACAGCATACAGACAAAAAAATGATTATCTGGGAAGGCTATTGTAATACTCATGATATGTTAACCGTCAAAGACGTGATGGAGATGAAAGCCAAATACCCTCAGTCTGAATTTGTAGTTCATCCTGAATGTCGCCCAGATGTGGTAGCTTTAGGAGACTTTGTGGGCAGTACAACAGCGATTATTAAATATTGCAAAGAATCGCCTTGTCAGGAGTTTATTGTAGGTACAGAAGACGGTACAGGTTATCAGCTTCGTAAAGATAGTCCAGATAAAACATTTCGTTTTGCTAGTAAATATTTAGTATGCCCGAATATGAAAGTGAATAATTTAAAAAAATTAGTGAATTGTCTTGAACATATGAAACCACAAATTTATGTACCGCCTGTTGTTGCTGATCAAGCTCGTGTTTCGTTAGAACGGATGCTACAAGTATCTTCATCTTGA
- a CDS encoding protein kinase domain-containing protein — MSISTNSELPPGTMISGRTRGQQYMVQRVLGNGTNGTVYLVSAIVNGNLYALKMGTYNRTLQSEIKLLFSLHKHWKETGKNQVNRYLYDADDYEEDGLIIPFYVMKYVKGQTLTNFLRAKGSENLGKAGLGVLDILRELHEANWVFGDLKAEHVIITDEGQVELIDYGGAIQAGRSLHQFTEWYDRKFWKAGNRTGDYAYDLFAFAVMCIKLFNEAGLQQIIATQLPQIRSVADLVSLIDRTPGLTLYADWLKRALRGEFKSTGEAYHMWKAVGGSRFLGSKSPDGDPVTRRLKNAFIWSIIILSIALFIALFFKK; from the coding sequence GTGTCAATATCAACTAATTCGGAATTGCCGCCAGGTACTATGATTAGCGGAAGAACTAGAGGACAACAGTATATGGTGCAACGCGTACTGGGCAACGGAACCAATGGAACCGTTTATTTAGTGTCTGCTATAGTGAACGGCAATCTGTACGCTTTGAAAATGGGCACTTACAATCGTACGTTACAATCCGAGATCAAACTTCTTTTTTCTTTACATAAGCATTGGAAAGAAACAGGAAAAAATCAGGTGAATCGTTATCTGTATGATGCGGATGATTATGAAGAAGACGGATTAATTATTCCTTTTTATGTGATGAAATATGTAAAAGGTCAGACATTAACTAACTTCCTTCGCGCAAAAGGCAGTGAAAATCTCGGTAAAGCAGGCTTAGGTGTGCTTGATATTTTACGTGAATTGCATGAAGCCAATTGGGTATTTGGTGACTTAAAAGCTGAGCACGTGATTATTACAGACGAAGGACAGGTAGAACTTATCGATTATGGTGGGGCGATACAAGCAGGGCGAAGTTTGCATCAATTTACAGAATGGTATGATCGCAAATTCTGGAAAGCAGGCAATCGCACAGGTGATTACGCGTATGATCTATTTGCTTTTGCTGTGATGTGTATCAAGTTATTTAATGAGGCTGGATTACAGCAAATCATAGCTACTCAATTGCCACAAATACGAAGTGTTGCTGATCTTGTGTCACTGATTGATCGGACACCTGGATTGACATTATATGCAGATTGGTTAAAACGCGCTTTGCGTGGAGAATTTAAAAGTACCGGCGAAGCTTATCATATGTGGAAAGCAGTCGGTGGCTCACGCTTTTTGGGTAGTAAATCCCCGGATGGTGATCCGGTGACCCGACGTTTAAAAAATGCGTTTATCTGGTCTATTATCATTTTGAGTATTGCGTTATTTATTGCTTTATTTTTTAAAAAGTAA
- a CDS encoding S1 domain-containing RNA-binding protein codes for MAIEVGTKLEGKVTGITHFGAFVDLSGGVTGLVHISEIADNYVKDVNDHLKMGDVVTVKVINVDKDGKIGLSIKQAVDKPAEPAPSSRPPRPERSFEQRNSGGGGRDGGERSGGGGGFNRGGGGDRGGRSFNKPAVGKPSFDDKLTRFMKDSEERISSLKKNTESKRGGRGAKRS; via the coding sequence ATGGCAATTGAAGTGGGCACCAAGTTAGAAGGCAAAGTGACAGGAATAACACACTTTGGAGCATTTGTAGATTTGTCGGGAGGTGTCACTGGTCTTGTTCACATCTCGGAAATTGCCGACAACTATGTAAAAGACGTTAATGACCATCTTAAAATGGGCGACGTCGTTACTGTTAAAGTCATCAATGTAGACAAAGACGGTAAAATCGGACTTTCGATCAAACAAGCAGTTGACAAACCAGCAGAACCAGCACCATCTTCTAGACCACCTCGTCCAGAGCGTAGCTTTGAGCAACGCAACAGCGGTGGCGGCGGTAGAGATGGCGGAGAGCGTTCTGGAGGCGGCGGCGGATTTAATCGCGGCGGTGGCGGTGATCGTGGAGGTCGTTCTTTCAACAAGCCAGCAGTTGGCAAGCCTTCGTTTGATGATAAATTGACACGCTTCATGAAAGATAGTGAGGAACGCATTTCTTCACTCAAAAAAAATACGGAATCCAAGCGTGGAGGCCGTGGTGCCAAGCGTAGTTAA
- a CDS encoding HU family DNA-binding protein, with amino-acid sequence MNKTDLINNISTSSGLTKRDVETVLNGFLGEITDALTKGDKVQLIGFGTFETRKRAARTGRNPQTGEEINISESTVPAFKAGNKLKEAVN; translated from the coding sequence ATGAATAAAACAGACTTGATTAACAACATTTCCACAAGCAGCGGATTGACAAAAAGAGACGTTGAAACAGTATTGAACGGTTTCCTTGGTGAAATCACAGATGCATTAACAAAAGGCGATAAAGTTCAATTGATCGGTTTTGGTACGTTTGAAACTCGCAAACGTGCAGCTCGTACCGGACGCAACCCGCAAACAGGTGAAGAAATCAACATTTCCGAATCTACTGTTCCTGCGTTCAAAGCAGGTAACAAGCTTAAAGAAGCGGTAAACTAA
- the nadB gene encoding L-aspartate oxidase has translation MIPNRLIDYHLSEYIHKQVDVIIIGSGIAGLFAAILASEYKHVLMITKKSLLESNTRYAQGGIAAVISTDDSPLYHRQDTLLAGAGLCSSSAVDVLVQEGPAGVQELIRLGTLFDTIDGQLELTREGAHSHRRILHANGDSTGYEIVRALSQHVAEHPRIEVWDEHFAIDFITEHNECKGVVVKQPDDSLVYVQAEATVICSGGSGQLYQYTTNPDVATGDGVAMAYRAGAQVRDMEFIQFHPTALCYPGAPRFLISEALRGEGAILRNRKGEAFMKNYHPLLELAPRDIVARAIMSEMEKEDSAFVYLDITHETEEVLKHRFPTIYETCMSYGLQLAQDWIPVAPAAHYMMGGIKTDLQGATSVQRLFACGEVSSTGIHGANRLASNSLSEAIVFGKRVVQQILQLNSIDISNTDCVFPKTNLFYDKNVPEFTNSTEQWISWRLELQGIMGQHAGLRRTASSLQEGIDKLEALAVIFEYPLNTREALELANMLTCALLVMRSALYREESRGGHYREDFPERNDDQWQQHILQQIDQELTKESSDDV, from the coding sequence ATGATCCCAAATCGCCTGATCGATTATCATTTGAGTGAATATATTCACAAACAAGTAGATGTTATTATTATAGGTTCAGGAATTGCAGGGTTATTTGCTGCTATTTTGGCAAGTGAATATAAGCACGTTCTTATGATCACTAAGAAATCGCTGTTAGAAAGCAATACCCGTTATGCACAAGGCGGGATTGCGGCAGTAATATCCACTGATGATTCTCCTCTATATCATCGTCAAGATACATTGCTGGCAGGAGCAGGGCTTTGTTCTTCATCTGCGGTAGATGTGCTTGTGCAAGAAGGGCCAGCAGGGGTACAAGAACTGATAAGGTTGGGAACTTTATTTGATACGATTGATGGGCAGTTAGAGTTGACCAGAGAAGGTGCGCATAGTCATCGTCGTATTTTACATGCCAATGGTGATTCTACAGGGTATGAGATTGTTCGAGCGCTATCTCAACATGTAGCTGAACATCCTCGAATTGAAGTCTGGGATGAACATTTCGCTATTGATTTCATAACAGAGCACAATGAATGTAAAGGCGTTGTCGTCAAGCAACCGGATGATAGTCTGGTCTACGTACAAGCAGAAGCAACAGTGATTTGTTCAGGTGGTAGTGGACAATTATATCAATATACAACGAACCCAGATGTGGCTACAGGTGATGGAGTAGCGATGGCTTATCGTGCAGGAGCACAGGTACGAGATATGGAATTTATTCAATTTCATCCGACAGCATTGTGTTATCCTGGTGCACCACGCTTTCTAATTTCAGAAGCGTTGCGCGGAGAAGGAGCGATTTTACGGAATCGCAAAGGCGAAGCTTTTATGAAAAATTATCATCCGTTACTAGAATTAGCACCACGCGATATTGTAGCTAGAGCGATTATGAGTGAAATGGAAAAAGAAGATAGTGCTTTTGTATATCTGGATATTACACATGAGACAGAAGAAGTATTAAAACACCGTTTTCCAACGATTTATGAGACCTGTATGAGTTATGGTCTACAGCTTGCTCAAGATTGGATACCCGTAGCGCCAGCTGCTCATTATATGATGGGTGGGATCAAAACAGATCTGCAAGGAGCGACCAGTGTGCAGCGATTGTTTGCTTGTGGTGAAGTATCTTCTACAGGTATTCATGGAGCAAATCGATTAGCTAGTAATTCATTATCTGAAGCGATTGTGTTTGGCAAAAGAGTCGTACAACAAATTCTACAACTAAATTCAATAGATATATCAAACACAGATTGTGTTTTTCCCAAAACGAATCTTTTTTATGATAAGAATGTACCTGAATTCACAAACTCTACTGAGCAGTGGATTAGCTGGCGCTTAGAATTACAGGGAATTATGGGGCAACACGCAGGGCTTCGTCGCACAGCATCGTCTCTTCAAGAAGGAATCGATAAGCTTGAAGCATTAGCTGTCATTTTCGAATATCCTCTAAATACTCGCGAAGCGCTAGAACTGGCTAATATGCTAACTTGTGCGCTACTCGTTATGCGTTCTGCTCTTTATCGGGAAGAAAGTCGTGGCGGACATTATCGAGAAGATTTTCCAGAACGTAACGATGATCAGTGGCAACAACATATTTTACAACAAATCGATCAAGAGCTAACAAAGGAGAGTAGTGATGATGTTTAA
- the tilS gene encoding tRNA lysidine(34) synthetase TilS, producing the protein MSGQTWQSLLEHVRTLVHEQKLWSRGDTIVVAVSGGPDSVALLHVLHALSDEYQWTLICAHLNHGFRPEESAQEAQVVRQIASDLGIAFELEEVSTPAYIEQTGQGPQEAARTLRYDFLHRIATKWSAHSIALAHHLDDQAETVLMRILRGAGAEGLSGIKMRRTEKNVELIRPFLRIYKTTLIHACEECHFGYITDSSNLHRKYTRNRIRLDVLPFLEQFNEQLVPSLGRLAEIVGTENDYIQEETGTLYAELVKEEEGSFSFEVASFVEVHVALQRRLIKLILSYLSPSYEQFDFSKIEMVRGQIMQSDLTTWSLDIGDKVICRREYQHIQLTRGTPKLYEPYCIPILRTNEVISIPFAKEQLDIRLLPWSRNDSDQMELSLEEAWFDADLLTFPLCLRSRRPGDVFKLNEKGGTKKVKNLFIDEKIPLSQRNTLPLVADVHGQVLWIPGIRRSGSALIHPGTSCVVHMRRIKTEENV; encoded by the coding sequence ATGAGTGGACAGACATGGCAATCGTTGCTAGAGCATGTCAGAACACTTGTACATGAACAGAAGCTCTGGTCTAGAGGCGATACGATAGTTGTCGCTGTTTCAGGCGGCCCTGATTCTGTGGCGCTACTTCATGTTTTGCATGCTTTATCCGATGAATATCAGTGGACGCTCATCTGTGCTCACCTGAATCATGGATTTCGACCCGAAGAATCTGCTCAAGAAGCGCAGGTAGTTCGGCAGATTGCTTCTGATCTAGGGATTGCTTTTGAGTTGGAGGAAGTCAGTACTCCTGCGTATATAGAGCAGACTGGTCAAGGGCCACAAGAAGCAGCCCGTACATTACGGTATGATTTTTTGCATCGAATCGCTACCAAATGGTCAGCACATTCTATCGCACTGGCTCATCATTTGGATGATCAAGCGGAGACGGTATTGATGCGAATATTGCGCGGAGCAGGGGCAGAAGGATTAAGCGGAATAAAAATGCGAAGAACTGAAAAAAATGTGGAACTTATACGTCCGTTCTTACGTATATACAAGACGACCTTGATTCATGCCTGTGAAGAATGCCATTTTGGGTATATTACAGATAGCAGTAATCTTCACCGCAAGTATACGCGTAACCGTATTCGATTGGATGTTTTACCATTTTTAGAGCAATTTAATGAGCAGCTTGTACCTTCTCTGGGAAGGCTTGCTGAAATTGTCGGAACTGAAAATGATTATATTCAAGAGGAAACAGGGACGTTATACGCGGAATTGGTTAAAGAAGAAGAAGGATCGTTTTCATTTGAAGTTGCTTCTTTCGTCGAAGTGCATGTCGCTTTACAACGGAGGTTGATTAAACTAATATTGAGTTATCTGTCACCATCTTACGAACAATTTGATTTTTCCAAAATTGAGATGGTTCGGGGGCAGATTATGCAAAGTGACCTTACGACTTGGAGTCTGGATATTGGAGATAAAGTTATTTGTCGCCGCGAGTATCAGCATATCCAGTTGACACGAGGTACACCAAAGCTTTATGAACCATATTGTATTCCGATTTTGCGTACTAATGAAGTGATATCTATCCCTTTTGCCAAAGAGCAATTAGATATCCGATTATTACCATGGAGTAGGAATGATTCAGATCAGATGGAACTTTCTTTGGAAGAAGCATGGTTTGATGCGGATTTACTGACTTTTCCGCTTTGTTTGCGTTCTCGCCGTCCAGGCGATGTATTCAAACTGAACGAAAAAGGCGGTACCAAGAAAGTTAAAAATCTTTTTATCGATGAGAAAATACCATTATCTCAGCGTAATACTTTGCCTTTAGTGGCTGATGTGCACGGTCAAGTGCTATGGATTCCAGGAATTCGACGTTCGGGATCAGCCTTGATACACCCGGGTACTTCTTGTGTAGTACATATGAGGCGAATAAAAACTGAAGAAAATGTTTGA